The Plasmodium yoelii strain 17X genome assembly, chromosome: 8 DNA window GAAAAATTGGAGTGATGAGCAAAGAATTCAAGTATTGTCAATACAAAAGGCTCTTCAATTAAAGGGGTACTCCTTGAAATAGGTGAGAAGACAGTAACTAAAATTAGCAACATCAAATTtggtttctttttttttctttttttcttttaattttttaattttttttttttttatattttaattttttttgtttttgtgtGTGCATATGGCTAGCtgtgttatttttaaaaccCATCCATGTGCatgataatttatattgcttttatttattcatatgattaagtttatattttttaataaatttattataaaataaaaatggtgaTATTATCGCTTTCACTtaactttttattattccctATTTTTTATGGATTTCAAGACATTCAGTATTTTCCTTATGTTATTACATACCGCATTATTATTTctgttattttttcattttccttttttcctTATTTCACATGAATAtgttcataaaattttaaaatgctTGCATAAAAACttttcccttttttgttaattaaaaattttataaaatatataatttatttatggtggcttatatattcattcaataagctattttttttttttttttttttgcgtATTTCGAGCTATATAAATAGCTGTCTTTTActgaatatttatttcatgtacataaaaaaaaaaaatctaaaAGAGCATTAATGTATAAAATACATGAACAAATAGGtctatgaaaatatttattttacttatattttatgacatatgcatgtaaatataaaaatgtaaaaaatatatgttaagaatatatattagtgGAACTATGTCCAGATTAAATTATAGAGGGAAAGTGAAGGTGTAATGGAGAATAAGAAAAtgaaatgataaaaaagtagtatttataagttatacagattttataatttttttgaatttctcaaggtgtaaaaaaaaaaaaaaaaaaaaaaatgaatgaatTTTACTTGGTAAATAACatactaataaaaaatgttatagcTCGAAGATATACAAAATGTATTTATAAGAATAATAGTGAGaataataatagcattatattatacttttacaagttgtgtaaaaaatataaagaattaattaattatgaatatttaCAATATCCTAAAAAAAAGTTACATATATCATATACAAatgataaagataaaaaaataaacaacataaaaaataggataattaaaagaaaagTGATTTGTAATTTTcgtcttttaatttttttattgtttgttttgatattaatttatttgggattaattaatttatttatttatgataataataataatatagaatgCAAAATACAGTTTACTGAATGTCCTATAATTTTACATGAacatgttaataattttttaaaaagctataaaataaataatttaaaaaaagaacaaattgcagctatttataaatttatgaataataaaaacagtGAAAATGGAGAAAACATAATAGGGTCATATTTAgacaatgaaaaaaaaacgaaaatagGTAGtggtataaataataaaagacgtaaaaaattttataaaatattaagtgatgaaaaaataagctgtaaaaattgtaacatagtttataaaattttgaaaaataatgaaacaaTAGAAGATATACTAAAttttgaagaaaataataaatgtatgCAAACTATGGATATCAACTCATGTGTTAATGTTAAAAATGgcgttataaaaaataaaaaaatacatatatataaaaaatacgCAAGCCCAATTAGGGATAGTAACTATTTTGCAAAAATAATCAAGCATAAACAAATTTTTTCCGATGAGCATAACTACAGTTCATACATGGAtgagaaaattataataggAGGTAATTTTGTTGATTGAACGTTGCATATTGTTCTGgttcaataaaaataaggcTATGATATTGTtcaagtttttttttttatttgtgatAGTGAAAATGTTTCTCCACCTTGCCTCGTTTTTTCCCACCACCCTGCCTCGTTTTTTCCCACCACCTTGCCTCGTTTTTTCCTTccattttgtcttttttcCCATccattttgtctttttttccCATccattttgtctttttttccCACCATTTttagataatataaaatatgtctaTCCATTTATGAATGATTATGTATTAAATTTGGATTGGTTTAAATTGTATGACGAGAATGGAAAAGGTATATAGTGataaataatgtaaatttttaatattttgaattttgTTTGTGTGGTAATtgatatgcatatttattcattGTTTGTAGTATTTGCATTTTCTAATATGTTTGAACGTGGGTAGTTTAAcgcatttttttcataattttgttacaatttttttacaatttttttacaatttttttacaattttttcataatttttttacaattttttcatatttttttctcgaAATAGAGATTCCGGTTAACACTGGGCAGTTAGAAAAGCTGAATTTTGTGGAGAAGAATGGAACAGACTTATGCCAGTCATCCTACAAACAAAAGTATAGGTAACAATTTTGGAAAAACGGTCCGTTAAGTGTGCCCCGTTAATATGGTTCATTAAGTGTGCACCGTTGTGTGGATACacattttctattatttttgttgtgATAAATGGTCGAGAATAGTAATTAtggttaatttttttgtgagGTAGGGATAGCACTTTTTTTTGGATGTGTTCtgatttttacaaaaatcgGAAAAGTTCAGAAGAATATATGATATCTAAAATGATTGAGgagatattaaattttaaggAATCAGGATATTctcaaaaaaacaaacataTAATAGAAATGTCAAAATTTAGTCcaacaaaaaatacatataagcATTTTGGTTATATTTCTACAGATATAAAACTTCCAATAAATATAGGAATCTATAATCGTTTTAAATTGCTAGAAgctaattttttaattaatgaGATGATAGATGATATATATCGAGCCCTTTTTTCCATTAATAATAAGAAGGGGTTAGAGATccgagaaaaaaataaaagcatATTTCAGTCCGAAGTAAATGTATTGCACACCCACATTTGTGAGCACAAGCTCGCATTTTTTGGCCACGACCATGttgaaaaatttgaaaaatttgaGAATGccgaaaatgatgataatggtGAAAAATTTGAGAGTGccgaaaatgatgataatgttGAAAATGCCGAAAATGATGAGAATGCCGAAAATGATGAGAATGCTGTGAATGCTGTGAATGCTGTGAATGCTGTGAATGCTGTGAATACTGTGAATGGTGAGAGTGCTGGTTGCGAAAAGGGCAAACCATGCGTGTGCAGGAAATTGTGGAGAAGGTTTGGGAAATGGATAAAAGGGTGTTATAACacaattattgaaaattgtATGTCTAAAAATATAGAGGTAAAAGAAAAggatgaaataaatttagcagataaaaaaaaaggaacatatgtattaatagaagaaattgaaaatgaaaaaaaaaataatgatggaaaaaatggagaaaaaataaatgaggAACATATTAAAGAATTAGTTATTATATcatcatctatatttttcggaaaaatgaaaatattattaaaaatttctataatcattttaattattttattttttattataatttttttaattattttttatatttatttaattaataataaagatatatccATGATTAATGGTCAAGATAATTCGTTTGAAAATATTCCGAGATATTTAAGATGtgaatcaaaaaatattgcCAATGCATCTATTTCTGATGCTGAAAAAAGATTTTTTATTAGTGGAAGGCATAAAAGCTatccattttaatatatcaagttggatgtaaaaaaaaaaaaaaaaaaattgaattataatttgtaaAATCATGAATGAGGATAAttgttatacatatatttacaaaCATAATGGTAAAGAAACAAAGGAAAAGTAATTTATTCTATTTTCCAAAAtggatgtttttttttttttggaaaattaAATCATTACATCCAAGGTCTAGACATAgttattttgataatttgttatttttttcctatcaaaattaaaaaatgattttatatattattgaattATCAATTTTTATGTAAGAATTGTGTAGTAAAATTTAGGATagataaataatttttttttttttttttttttttttttttttcttatttttgataaataaaaatttaatttggTTGTTTTGTTTactttttcataatttttattttgaacaTCTTTCCAATTTGTTGATAAAACAGTTCCGTTTGAGGTTTGCTGAAATGAGAATGAAAATACCATTTTGGTGGTTTATTTTTtaggataataaaaaaaaatagtgaaaatgaaaatagagaaatcatagtttttttttataacttattataattaaaaaatatataaaatgaatatcaaacattttgaaatataaatGTGTATACTTACAAATGATTTAATCATGGCACGCTTTAAATCATCATCACCATCTTCATAAATTTTTCGGAAAAAATGATCTATAGATTGGTTATCTTCATCTTCGCCTATGGACTATCATAAGTAAGGGGGGCACAAAATTTAGGTAGGCAAATAAATGTGTTAGGTCGTTTGCTCTTttgttattttgttattttgtcattttgTCATTTTGTCATTTTGAGTTACCTGTGCAAACTTGGCCCATTCTTGTACACTTTTACCAGCAAATggattcaaaatattttcgTCTTTTTCtgttatatcattatttgtttttttttcaagcATATCCCATTTTAGCTCTACAAGCAGTATCATAATGAGTGAAAAATGGATGGAAAATGCATGAAAAATGGATGGAAAATGCATGAAAAATGGATGGAAAATGCATGAAAAATGGATGGAAAATGCATGAAAAATGGATGGAAAATGCATGAAAAATGGATGAAATAAAGTAGATTATTTaccttttatatttttttcgagGGATAGCTCAATTTTCAtcttgtaaaaaaaaaaagaaaaaaaaaaaaaaaagtgtataTTTAAAAAGGTTGAAAATTAGTCATATTgaatttgaaatatttattctCAATTTTACTGGagttatattaataattgttttagatggaattatttttgaaaaaattgatttttcaataaaatatatttcagtTTCTATAAAGATGataatatttgtaaaaaaaaataaatgagaTATAAGAATGTTATAGATTGTCCATTTAGGCGGTTAAgatatttttcttttgtaaataaaaatgcaaGTGCAATACCgctaatttttattattaaggATATATGATCAGATTGAatgtaatataaaaaatcatttttttggacatttttttgataaattgtaaaaaaaaccAAGTTATTTGTTTGGGACCAATCATATCTAcatggagaaaaaaaaaatatatgcatatatatgtatgtatatgcatgtatatgtAATATTATTTACTCATGTGtgttaaataaaattggTCGGATAAATGGAAGCATCATGTATACCTTATTTTTTGATCAGTAACAGTTTTGGATGATTTTAGATCATTCAGTTTTTCCAAATCTGTATTTGTAAAAGTCTCCAAAATAGTATTATTATctaaaggaaaaaaaaaaaaaaaaaaaaaaaaaaaaaatatgataataataatacatatgatgttctttaattttttacattataaaagtttatttttctaattttagTGTGTAACCCATTTTGTGTTGGGACTCAAACTAACAAGGGTAAGAATAtagccaaaaaaaaaaaaataaaataaaaaaaataaaaaaaaataaaaaaaatataataaaaaaacaatatttcagtTCAGAATGTTAAGATTGTATTAATTATGCTTAAGTCAATGTGTAAACAAATGAGAAGCAAAGCAGTGGAAAAATGAAGCAGTGGAAAAATGAACAAAGCAGGGAAAAAATAAGCAAAGAGTAGCAAAATGAACAAAGAGTAGCAAAATGAACAAAGAGTAGCAAAATGAACAAAGCagggaaaaatatataactataCATACTGCGCTATACTACACTGCATTGTATTGTATGTATAGAAAGTGAGTgaagaaaaaatatcatGTATATAGTCATagtaatatatagaaaataaataaaatattgaaatgggggaaaaataaataaaataatgaaatagggaaaaataaataaaataatagaatGTACTATGTGCATATAACATTTGAAACAAACTTAAgcttgttaaaaaatatgtacttaaaataatagatgtttttttttttttttttttttttttttttttaaataaaaagagaaaaGGATATATACTTGATATAATTTGCacatcttttttatttacttctttaattttataattttcatttcgaaatttataaaaaaataatattttaggGACAGTAAAGGGATGTGAAGTATCTGTTAATTTTCTATGGTTAGTGTAAAATAATATCagaaataaaattgatattctttatttattaataaatgagGATGTGCggacaaatataaatagaaAATGAAGTGGgagttttttatttttctttttgttatttatatgaatGGAATAATAGGAAATGAACATGTAAAATTAAACAAGTTAGAATGTCAAGGCATTTTTATAAATCAAGAAaaagatgataaaataaatattttagaaaataattctgaTAATTCttattacattatatataaaaatgaaagtgatggaatatataattcaagTGAGCATTTTAATGGATTATCaatgtttataaaaaataaaaaagaaaaatatgaatatattaagaaaaatatttttttgaattttttgaaaaaaatatattattcttatatttatcaattatattttataaaagatATAAGACAAGacaaaaatgtttataaaaattataataaaataaatacttTATCAGAGATGTTAGAAATGCATATATCAACATtagcaaaaaatattaatgcaTTATTTATTAGTGATAAAGATTTGGTCGAATTGTATAAGGGGTGTAGGAATTTTATAAAACTTGATGTCAATAAATTAAGCAAATTAGAAATGAACAAGAGAaacggaaaaaaaaataatggtgAAAATAGTGGTGAAAAAAGTGGCGAAAAAAGTGGCGAAAAAAGTGGCGAAAAAAGtggcgaaaaaaaaatgcacaaAATACGTAAAGAGTGTTTATCCCATAAGTATATGCTATTGAATTGGATAGATGATGAATATctcaaaaaagaaaatgaagaaaaattgAACAGCtttagtaatacatatatGAAGAGTAACAATTTTGAAGAAACAGATTTATGGTCATTTTTGTATGTGTCAAAAAATGATCTAATAAAAgatcgtttttttttttatataaaaatatatttttttaaaatattggaaaaaaaaaataaaagagcTTACAatctttttaatttattaataaaaatgaaaatatttaaagatataaatatatcaagtTATGTTGAGAAgatggaaaatataaaaataaatgatcaTAATAGacaaaatgaaattaaacaaatttttCAAGTATCCTTTAATATGTATAcaacaaattataaaataattgatagtttatcattttttttttcaaaatttacatgtaaagataaaattaataaaacattttttacaaaCAGTTTTttagataataatatttatgtatatataaatggaGAGAAGaattatcaaataaattattttaattggATATACAAAAATGGGATAGAAAAAGGgctttatttattatcattcatatatttaaatattaacaatttgagtgctttaaataaaatggatATGCACCGagataattcaaaaaaatgtaatttcATTTTGAATAACCAACTTGATAATATTCCAGTCATATTCcgtgataatatattttataaagatGATTATGTAATGTATAAATCTGAAAAATGTGAATTAAATTTAAACACAAGGATAATAAatgttgatatatataaagaaataaaaaatgaagggtttaataaaaatactaagacaaatatagatataacatatttaaaaaataataatgtaatGAATATAGAAACATGTAAATCTATAATAATTGAAaatttttctaataatattataattgataaagaaaaaataaataatgaaattaatGTAACTTTTACGAATACAGAAAATCATAAGAATAAATCTGTACATGTTATATCTACATATTATCACAACAAATTATTAACaagttttgaaaaaaaaacaaatcatgattataaaaataaaagtaatattcttatttacaatatttattatagaTTACATacaaacataaataaaaaattttggaTAAATTCTGAACACGATAATaggtgtaaaaaaaaaaaaaaaaaatatttcactGATATTTATTGCACTAAGTTTTCATATGAGATACCTATCGACACTAGATATATATCAACATGTTATTCAGATAAAACaggatataataataatactaatgGTGAAGAGAACATAAATTCATGCGGAAATTATGATGCTATATTAATTTCAAATGGTAAATTGTTTTTAGATTGTATAAGCccaaatgaaataaatacaaacataatgaaaaataaaatgataaatataaaaaataaaataacaaatataaaaaataacaattttagCATATATGCTGATGTggaaaatgtgtatatatatgaaaaagaaGACATTATAATAACACACACATtagattattatatatttataaatgaaatttcatttttttctttgtgTTATAATACAACTAAAGATATGAACAGccataaaattaataaatatgattatagtgatgttttaaatataaaaaattatatttatgccAGGCCAATAAATAATGGAATAAATAatggaataaataaaaaacataaaatatttaatttttataaaatctattcaaataaaaaaattgacaAAAATGCAATCGAaataaatgatttaaaaaaaataaatattccaatatattatgatatatcttTTAAACAGCCATATTATTCTGATATCTCTTATATTTATTCTATGCCAAGAGGAAAtgcaaattattattatattttatacatttctTCATTTGTTTCGATTTctcttattatatttactttttatttatgttacAAATttgcataatattttttatataaccGTCTAAAATAGGCAATTCTATTGGTATGTccaaagaaaaataataaatagcggttatatgcatataccgctttttttttttttttttttttgttttaaaaaaagcttattatcattgttttactacatttacattattatatatacatacgcATTTTATAGATGCTTTTACTTTTTTGGTGATTATTTCCAAAaggaaataatttattatttgtttataaattggatattttttttgtttttttatgcGTGTTTGTCGCAGTTTTTGGTTTGCACCGCTGAGCTAGCTAaatttatagaaaaaaaaaaaaattaaaatatttatgaacaCTAACTGATTTTTGCATGaacatgttaataaaatatgaaaaaaaatgataagaTTAAGGGATGTTTAAAGGTGAAAaggaatattataaatacaaggatatgtatgtataaaaaatgtttattggGAAATGATAACAGTTTTAAGAATTGTATAAactttatatatgtaatcaCTGTTATTTTTAGTACATGtgtgataaaaaaaactGAAGAAtgtatgataaaaaaattgaagaatgtatgataaataaaactGAAGAAtgtatgataaataaattagatAACTAAacgaagaaaataataaaatgaattgtGTAAAATTAAAGAATTATATTGGTATTTTGGTTGgaaaatgtaataattttttaaaaataaataaatttaatgtgCATGTTATGTATACTAATGAAAATTTAGCTTATAACAAATATctacattttaaaaatgt harbors:
- a CDS encoding calcyclin-binding protein, putative — encoded protein: MDNNTILETFTNTDLEKLNDLKSSKTVTDQKIRYDWSQTNNLVFFTIYQKNVQKNDFLYYIQSDHISLIIKISETEIYFIEKSIFSKIIPSKTIINITPMKIELSLEKNIKELKWDMLEKKTNNDITEKDENILNPFAGKSVQEWAKFAQSIGEDEDNQSIDHFFRKIYEDGDDDLKRAMIKSFQTSNGTVLSTNWKDVQNKNYEKEKNNKLSK